A window of the Megalopta genalis isolate 19385.01 chromosome 2, iyMegGena1_principal, whole genome shotgun sequence genome harbors these coding sequences:
- the LOC117225411 gene encoding uncharacterized protein LOC117225411 isoform X2, with protein MSDGKKVGENSSSEVVNQFRSCRDLSDIVPLYTPRALYLKPVAKINVSVNLPQLKVPGKTISTWEVMEKIRALILPDEFASLKVAKSTLEFIRLEGDLQDRCRLQRVLARLDSQRLNLSGFPNVLKVRAAEAKDDFPTRHSWDSYFRDTKHMNELKAGERPDTVHITGLPVKWFIEDGSALPSESLVNKIFKKWGTLRRIDVPAADSYRSRMRLGTNINKFSYEDGIFFDAYIQYIEYMDFVRAMDALRGMKLLKKEGDNAYTAAIKITFDKTKHMSDNSVAHREFERKRLIAQDTLAAERLRKKEEAEEKRREELKKKEEADAVAKKSRRQKREDKRKRKAITIFRKKEEDKVSMKIAREGQKLIKAQRQLESIRLLDELFDRIKIKVENNEIKIDEVTTEGKKDDKKNNKQDGTVQVLSSEENDKDGKKDKKNKKSKKRKSKKEKKKKKTKKDKDSANSVSMSEESEPEEQMKRLKSVLKQNVSYPSSSAASAPLEPLPYPPLYPRFPQPWYYEAALPLIYPTLSRSMPRGGRFSRGRGSRGFLWRNPSNHRSLQTFNPHLYNEQYYKYFAHLVGQDYHSFDRSSRSRSRNRSISKSRSKSRSRSRSRMKRASRSRSRSRGRSRSRSRSRSRSKSRTDSRSRSRKQSRSRSRSRSRRRRGRSKSRSKSPKPRSKSPRPRSRSRRSRSKKKSRSRSRSKSRTNGKNQYRRRRERSTSKVKVTRAKSRSTSNKRRSRSSTWSMPKSPGRRSCSWSKNADAVNEKANSDKSVQEQRSTSKEAPQSSQLENITSD; from the exons ATGAGCGATGGTAAGAAGGTAGGTGAAAATTCCAGTAGTGAGGTTGTTAACCAATTTCGAAGCTGTAGGGATCTCAGCGATATCGTGCCCCTGTATACGCCACGCGCCCTTTATTTGAAACCAGTTGCAAAAATAAACGTGTCCGTAAATCTTCCCCAACTGAAAGTTCCAG GAAAAACTATATCAACATGGGAAGTAATGGAGAAGATACGTGCCCTTATACTGCCGGACGAGTTTGCATCTCTGAAAGTAGCCAAAAGCACCCTGGAATTTATCAGATTGGAGGGAGATCTGCAAGACAGATGCAGGCTGCAACGTGTTCTGGCCAGGCTGGACTCGCAGCGTCTGAATCTCTCTGGATTTCCCAATGTTTTAAAAGTCCGTGCAGCAGAGGCAAAGGATGATTTTCCCACGAGACATAGCTGGGATTCATACTTTAGAGATACGAAGCATATGAATGAATTAAAGGCTGGGGAAAGGCCTGATACGGTTCATATAACAGGCTTGCCAGTCAAATGGTTCATAGAAGATGGATCTGCCTTGCCCAGTGAATCATTGGTcaacaaaatttttaaaaagtggGGAACACTTAGGAGAATCGATGTACCTGCAGCTGATTCGTATAGGTCTAGAATGCGTTTAGGCACAAATATAAACAAGTTTAGTTATGAAGATGGAATATTTTTCGATGCTTATATTCAGTACATTGAATACATGGATTTTGTTAGAGCAATGGATGCACTGCGTGGTATGAAACTCCTTAAAAAAGAAGGTGATAATGCATACACTGCTGCCATTAAG ATCACTTTTGATAAAACAAAGCATATGAGTGATAACTCTGTTGCACACAGAGAATTTGAAAGAAAACGTTTAATAGCGCAAGATACGTTAGCGGCGGAAAGGCTTCGCAAAAAAGAAGAAGCTGAAGAGAAACGTCGCGAAGAGCTCAA GAAAAAGGAAGAAGCTGATGCAGTAGCTAAAAAAAGCAGACGACAGAAAAGGGAAGACAAACGGAAACGCAAAGCTATAACTATATTTCGTAAAAAGGAAGAGGACAAAGTGTCTATGAAAATAGCCAGGGAGGGTCAGAAGCTGATAAAAGCACAAAGGCAACTCGAAAGTATACGTCTGTTAGATGAGTTGTTTGATAGAATAAAG ATAAAAGTGGAgaataatgaaattaaaatagaTGAAGTGACCACAGAGGGAAAGAAAGATgacaagaaaaataataaacaagATGGTACCGTCCAAGTATTAAGTTCTGAAGAAAATGATAAAGATGGGAAGAAggacaagaaaaataaaaaatcaaaaaAGCGGAAATcaaagaaagagaagaaaaaaaag AAAACCAAAAAAGACAAAGACTCTGCGAATTCCGTGAGTATGAGCGAAGAGTCGGAACCAGAAGAACAGATGAAAAGATTAAAGAGTGTTCTCAAGCAAAATGTCTCGTACCCATCGTCGTCAGCAG CGTCTGCCCCCTTGGAGCCTCTTCCATATCCGCCCCTGTACCCTCGATTCCCACAACCATGGTACTATGAAGCAGCATTGCCTCTGATCTATCCCACATTGTCAAGAAGCATGCCCAGAGGAGGTCGATTCTCTCGTGGGAGAGGTAGCCGAGGATTTCTGTGGCGAAATCCCAGCAACCACCGCTCGTTACAGACGTTCAACCCTCACCTATACAACGAGCAATACTACAAGTACTTCGCCCACCTGGTCGGCCAGGATTACCATTCGTTTGACAGAAGCTCGCGGTCCCGCAGCCGCAACCGATCGATCAGCAAGTCGAGATCTAAATCCAGATCGAGGTCAAGATCGCGGATGAAGCGGGCCTCCAGGTCGAGATCCAGATCCCGCGGTAGATCGAGATCACGGTCAAGGTCGCGGTCAAGATCGAAATCGAGGACGGACTCTAGGTCACGAAGCCGGAAACAGAGTAGAAGCAGAAGTAGGTCGCGATCGAGACGCCGGCGAGGGAGATCGAAGTCAAGGTCGAAGTCCCCTAAACCAAGATCGAAGTCTCCTAGACCAAGATCAAGATCCCGCCGATCAAGATCCAAGAAAAAGTCTCGATCCCGGAGCCGCTCGAAGTCCAGGACCAACGGCAAGAACCAGTACAGACGGAGACGGGAGAGGTCTACGTCGAAGGTTAAGGTCACCAGGGCTAAATCTCGCTCGACGTCGAATAAACGTAGATCTCGCAGCAGCACCTGGTCCATGCCGAAGTCTCCTGGCAGAAGGAGCTGCTCCTGGTCCAAAAACGCCGACGCTGTTAACGAGAAAGCTAATTCGGACAAATCGGTACAGGAGCAACGTTCCACAAGCAAAGAAGCGCCACAAAGTTCCCAGCTGGAGAACATAACTTCCGACTGA
- the LOC117225411 gene encoding uncharacterized protein LOC117225411 isoform X3 — MEKIRALILPDEFASLKVAKSTLEFIRLEGDLQDRCRLQRVLARLDSQRLNLSGFPNVLKVRAAEAKDDFPTRHSWDSYFRDTKHMNELKAGERPDTVHITGLPVKWFIEDGSALPSESLVNKIFKKWGTLRRIDVPAADSYRSRMRLGTNINKFSYEDGIFFDAYIQYIEYMDFVRAMDALRGMKLLKKEGDNAYTAAIKITFDKTKHMSDNSVAHREFERKRLIAQDTLAAERLRKKEEAEEKRREELKKKEEADAVAKKSRRQKREDKRKRKAITIFRKKEEDKVSMKIAREGQKLIKAQRQLESIRLLDELFDRIKIKVENNEIKIDEVTTEGKKDDKKNNKQDGTVQVLSSEENDKDGKKDKKNKKSKKRKSKKEKKKKKKTKKDKDSANSVSMSEESEPEEQMKRLKSVLKQNVSYPSSSAASAPLEPLPYPPLYPRFPQPWYYEAALPLIYPTLSRSMPRGGRFSRGRGSRGFLWRNPSNHRSLQTFNPHLYNEQYYKYFAHLVGQDYHSFDRSSRSRSRNRSISKSRSKSRSRSRSRMKRASRSRSRSRGRSRSRSRSRSRSKSRTDSRSRSRKQSRSRSRSRSRRRRGRSKSRSKSPKPRSKSPRPRSRSRRSRSKKKSRSRSRSKSRTNGKNQYRRRRERSTSKVKVTRAKSRSTSNKRRSRSSTWSMPKSPGRRSCSWSKNADAVNEKANSDKSVQEQRSTSKEAPQSSQLENITSD; from the exons ATGGAGAAGATACGTGCCCTTATACTGCCGGACGAGTTTGCATCTCTGAAAGTAGCCAAAAGCACCCTGGAATTTATCAGATTGGAGGGAGATCTGCAAGACAGATGCAGGCTGCAACGTGTTCTGGCCAGGCTGGACTCGCAGCGTCTGAATCTCTCTGGATTTCCCAATGTTTTAAAAGTCCGTGCAGCAGAGGCAAAGGATGATTTTCCCACGAGACATAGCTGGGATTCATACTTTAGAGATACGAAGCATATGAATGAATTAAAGGCTGGGGAAAGGCCTGATACGGTTCATATAACAGGCTTGCCAGTCAAATGGTTCATAGAAGATGGATCTGCCTTGCCCAGTGAATCATTGGTcaacaaaatttttaaaaagtggGGAACACTTAGGAGAATCGATGTACCTGCAGCTGATTCGTATAGGTCTAGAATGCGTTTAGGCACAAATATAAACAAGTTTAGTTATGAAGATGGAATATTTTTCGATGCTTATATTCAGTACATTGAATACATGGATTTTGTTAGAGCAATGGATGCACTGCGTGGTATGAAACTCCTTAAAAAAGAAGGTGATAATGCATACACTGCTGCCATTAAG ATCACTTTTGATAAAACAAAGCATATGAGTGATAACTCTGTTGCACACAGAGAATTTGAAAGAAAACGTTTAATAGCGCAAGATACGTTAGCGGCGGAAAGGCTTCGCAAAAAAGAAGAAGCTGAAGAGAAACGTCGCGAAGAGCTCAA GAAAAAGGAAGAAGCTGATGCAGTAGCTAAAAAAAGCAGACGACAGAAAAGGGAAGACAAACGGAAACGCAAAGCTATAACTATATTTCGTAAAAAGGAAGAGGACAAAGTGTCTATGAAAATAGCCAGGGAGGGTCAGAAGCTGATAAAAGCACAAAGGCAACTCGAAAGTATACGTCTGTTAGATGAGTTGTTTGATAGAATAAAG ATAAAAGTGGAgaataatgaaattaaaatagaTGAAGTGACCACAGAGGGAAAGAAAGATgacaagaaaaataataaacaagATGGTACCGTCCAAGTATTAAGTTCTGAAGAAAATGATAAAGATGGGAAGAAggacaagaaaaataaaaaatcaaaaaAGCGGAAATcaaagaaagagaagaaaaaaaag AAGAAAACCAAAAAAGACAAAGACTCTGCGAATTCCGTGAGTATGAGCGAAGAGTCGGAACCAGAAGAACAGATGAAAAGATTAAAGAGTGTTCTCAAGCAAAATGTCTCGTACCCATCGTCGTCAGCAG CGTCTGCCCCCTTGGAGCCTCTTCCATATCCGCCCCTGTACCCTCGATTCCCACAACCATGGTACTATGAAGCAGCATTGCCTCTGATCTATCCCACATTGTCAAGAAGCATGCCCAGAGGAGGTCGATTCTCTCGTGGGAGAGGTAGCCGAGGATTTCTGTGGCGAAATCCCAGCAACCACCGCTCGTTACAGACGTTCAACCCTCACCTATACAACGAGCAATACTACAAGTACTTCGCCCACCTGGTCGGCCAGGATTACCATTCGTTTGACAGAAGCTCGCGGTCCCGCAGCCGCAACCGATCGATCAGCAAGTCGAGATCTAAATCCAGATCGAGGTCAAGATCGCGGATGAAGCGGGCCTCCAGGTCGAGATCCAGATCCCGCGGTAGATCGAGATCACGGTCAAGGTCGCGGTCAAGATCGAAATCGAGGACGGACTCTAGGTCACGAAGCCGGAAACAGAGTAGAAGCAGAAGTAGGTCGCGATCGAGACGCCGGCGAGGGAGATCGAAGTCAAGGTCGAAGTCCCCTAAACCAAGATCGAAGTCTCCTAGACCAAGATCAAGATCCCGCCGATCAAGATCCAAGAAAAAGTCTCGATCCCGGAGCCGCTCGAAGTCCAGGACCAACGGCAAGAACCAGTACAGACGGAGACGGGAGAGGTCTACGTCGAAGGTTAAGGTCACCAGGGCTAAATCTCGCTCGACGTCGAATAAACGTAGATCTCGCAGCAGCACCTGGTCCATGCCGAAGTCTCCTGGCAGAAGGAGCTGCTCCTGGTCCAAAAACGCCGACGCTGTTAACGAGAAAGCTAATTCGGACAAATCGGTACAGGAGCAACGTTCCACAAGCAAAGAAGCGCCACAAAGTTCCCAGCTGGAGAACATAACTTCCGACTGA
- the LOC117225411 gene encoding uncharacterized protein LOC117225411 isoform X1, translating to MSDGKKVGENSSSEVVNQFRSCRDLSDIVPLYTPRALYLKPVAKINVSVNLPQLKVPGKTISTWEVMEKIRALILPDEFASLKVAKSTLEFIRLEGDLQDRCRLQRVLARLDSQRLNLSGFPNVLKVRAAEAKDDFPTRHSWDSYFRDTKHMNELKAGERPDTVHITGLPVKWFIEDGSALPSESLVNKIFKKWGTLRRIDVPAADSYRSRMRLGTNINKFSYEDGIFFDAYIQYIEYMDFVRAMDALRGMKLLKKEGDNAYTAAIKITFDKTKHMSDNSVAHREFERKRLIAQDTLAAERLRKKEEAEEKRREELKKKEEADAVAKKSRRQKREDKRKRKAITIFRKKEEDKVSMKIAREGQKLIKAQRQLESIRLLDELFDRIKIKVENNEIKIDEVTTEGKKDDKKNNKQDGTVQVLSSEENDKDGKKDKKNKKSKKRKSKKEKKKKKKTKKDKDSANSVSMSEESEPEEQMKRLKSVLKQNVSYPSSSAASAPLEPLPYPPLYPRFPQPWYYEAALPLIYPTLSRSMPRGGRFSRGRGSRGFLWRNPSNHRSLQTFNPHLYNEQYYKYFAHLVGQDYHSFDRSSRSRSRNRSISKSRSKSRSRSRSRMKRASRSRSRSRGRSRSRSRSRSRSKSRTDSRSRSRKQSRSRSRSRSRRRRGRSKSRSKSPKPRSKSPRPRSRSRRSRSKKKSRSRSRSKSRTNGKNQYRRRRERSTSKVKVTRAKSRSTSNKRRSRSSTWSMPKSPGRRSCSWSKNADAVNEKANSDKSVQEQRSTSKEAPQSSQLENITSD from the exons ATGAGCGATGGTAAGAAGGTAGGTGAAAATTCCAGTAGTGAGGTTGTTAACCAATTTCGAAGCTGTAGGGATCTCAGCGATATCGTGCCCCTGTATACGCCACGCGCCCTTTATTTGAAACCAGTTGCAAAAATAAACGTGTCCGTAAATCTTCCCCAACTGAAAGTTCCAG GAAAAACTATATCAACATGGGAAGTAATGGAGAAGATACGTGCCCTTATACTGCCGGACGAGTTTGCATCTCTGAAAGTAGCCAAAAGCACCCTGGAATTTATCAGATTGGAGGGAGATCTGCAAGACAGATGCAGGCTGCAACGTGTTCTGGCCAGGCTGGACTCGCAGCGTCTGAATCTCTCTGGATTTCCCAATGTTTTAAAAGTCCGTGCAGCAGAGGCAAAGGATGATTTTCCCACGAGACATAGCTGGGATTCATACTTTAGAGATACGAAGCATATGAATGAATTAAAGGCTGGGGAAAGGCCTGATACGGTTCATATAACAGGCTTGCCAGTCAAATGGTTCATAGAAGATGGATCTGCCTTGCCCAGTGAATCATTGGTcaacaaaatttttaaaaagtggGGAACACTTAGGAGAATCGATGTACCTGCAGCTGATTCGTATAGGTCTAGAATGCGTTTAGGCACAAATATAAACAAGTTTAGTTATGAAGATGGAATATTTTTCGATGCTTATATTCAGTACATTGAATACATGGATTTTGTTAGAGCAATGGATGCACTGCGTGGTATGAAACTCCTTAAAAAAGAAGGTGATAATGCATACACTGCTGCCATTAAG ATCACTTTTGATAAAACAAAGCATATGAGTGATAACTCTGTTGCACACAGAGAATTTGAAAGAAAACGTTTAATAGCGCAAGATACGTTAGCGGCGGAAAGGCTTCGCAAAAAAGAAGAAGCTGAAGAGAAACGTCGCGAAGAGCTCAA GAAAAAGGAAGAAGCTGATGCAGTAGCTAAAAAAAGCAGACGACAGAAAAGGGAAGACAAACGGAAACGCAAAGCTATAACTATATTTCGTAAAAAGGAAGAGGACAAAGTGTCTATGAAAATAGCCAGGGAGGGTCAGAAGCTGATAAAAGCACAAAGGCAACTCGAAAGTATACGTCTGTTAGATGAGTTGTTTGATAGAATAAAG ATAAAAGTGGAgaataatgaaattaaaatagaTGAAGTGACCACAGAGGGAAAGAAAGATgacaagaaaaataataaacaagATGGTACCGTCCAAGTATTAAGTTCTGAAGAAAATGATAAAGATGGGAAGAAggacaagaaaaataaaaaatcaaaaaAGCGGAAATcaaagaaagagaagaaaaaaaag AAGAAAACCAAAAAAGACAAAGACTCTGCGAATTCCGTGAGTATGAGCGAAGAGTCGGAACCAGAAGAACAGATGAAAAGATTAAAGAGTGTTCTCAAGCAAAATGTCTCGTACCCATCGTCGTCAGCAG CGTCTGCCCCCTTGGAGCCTCTTCCATATCCGCCCCTGTACCCTCGATTCCCACAACCATGGTACTATGAAGCAGCATTGCCTCTGATCTATCCCACATTGTCAAGAAGCATGCCCAGAGGAGGTCGATTCTCTCGTGGGAGAGGTAGCCGAGGATTTCTGTGGCGAAATCCCAGCAACCACCGCTCGTTACAGACGTTCAACCCTCACCTATACAACGAGCAATACTACAAGTACTTCGCCCACCTGGTCGGCCAGGATTACCATTCGTTTGACAGAAGCTCGCGGTCCCGCAGCCGCAACCGATCGATCAGCAAGTCGAGATCTAAATCCAGATCGAGGTCAAGATCGCGGATGAAGCGGGCCTCCAGGTCGAGATCCAGATCCCGCGGTAGATCGAGATCACGGTCAAGGTCGCGGTCAAGATCGAAATCGAGGACGGACTCTAGGTCACGAAGCCGGAAACAGAGTAGAAGCAGAAGTAGGTCGCGATCGAGACGCCGGCGAGGGAGATCGAAGTCAAGGTCGAAGTCCCCTAAACCAAGATCGAAGTCTCCTAGACCAAGATCAAGATCCCGCCGATCAAGATCCAAGAAAAAGTCTCGATCCCGGAGCCGCTCGAAGTCCAGGACCAACGGCAAGAACCAGTACAGACGGAGACGGGAGAGGTCTACGTCGAAGGTTAAGGTCACCAGGGCTAAATCTCGCTCGACGTCGAATAAACGTAGATCTCGCAGCAGCACCTGGTCCATGCCGAAGTCTCCTGGCAGAAGGAGCTGCTCCTGGTCCAAAAACGCCGACGCTGTTAACGAGAAAGCTAATTCGGACAAATCGGTACAGGAGCAACGTTCCACAAGCAAAGAAGCGCCACAAAGTTCCCAGCTGGAGAACATAACTTCCGACTGA